The proteins below are encoded in one region of Paenibacillus albus:
- a CDS encoding FMN-dependent NADH-azoreductase has translation MAKLLYITAHPHDHQASYSMAVGQAFIESYRESHPQDEIVHLDLYKMDIPHIDADVFSGWGKLRSGGEFSSLSGDEQKKVARLGEIVEQFVSGDKYVFVTPMWNFSYPPIMKAYIDSICVAGKTFSYTKEGPVGLLKGKSAIHIQARGGVYTEGPAAGLECGHRHLNAIMMFVGITDFKGIFVEGMNAMPENAAEIKEKAIAEAKKEAKVFGAAATAKV, from the coding sequence ATGGCTAAGCTTCTGTATATTACTGCGCATCCGCACGATCATCAAGCTTCGTACAGTATGGCTGTCGGTCAAGCATTCATTGAATCTTACCGCGAATCACATCCGCAGGATGAAATCGTGCATTTGGACTTGTACAAGATGGATATTCCGCATATTGATGCGGATGTATTCAGCGGCTGGGGCAAGCTTCGCAGCGGCGGGGAGTTCAGCTCATTGTCAGGCGATGAACAGAAGAAGGTCGCGAGGCTAGGCGAAATTGTAGAGCAGTTCGTCTCAGGAGACAAGTATGTATTCGTCACGCCAATGTGGAACTTCTCTTATCCGCCGATCATGAAGGCCTATATTGACTCGATCTGCGTAGCGGGCAAAACCTTCAGCTATACCAAGGAAGGACCTGTCGGGCTGCTCAAAGGGAAGTCTGCTATTCATATTCAAGCGCGAGGCGGCGTTTATACGGAAGGTCCTGCGGCAGGACTGGAATGCGGCCATCGCCACTTGAATGCAATCATGATGTTCGTCGGCATTACCGATTTCAAAGGAATCTTCGTTGAGGGCATGAACGCGATGCCGGAGAATGCCGCGGAGATTAAGGAAAAAGCGATTGCCGAAGCGAAGAAGGAAGCAAAGGTGTTTGGCGCTGCCGCTACCGCAAAGGTATAA
- a CDS encoding GNAT family N-acetyltransferase, translating to MEYLKANTSELLEEAITVRFEVFVNEQKVPADLERDEYDDTPESCHHFVVKDNGKAVAAGRWKEYEPGVAKMQRIAVLLPYRGHGIGKKLIEVMEQDAKASGYSAAFLGAQCTAEGFYQKLGYSTVSDEPFLDANIPHVNMRKPL from the coding sequence GTGGAATATTTAAAAGCTAATACGAGCGAGCTGCTTGAAGAAGCAATTACCGTTCGTTTCGAAGTGTTTGTCAATGAACAAAAAGTGCCTGCTGACTTGGAGCGGGATGAATATGATGATACACCGGAGTCCTGCCATCATTTTGTCGTGAAGGATAATGGAAAAGCGGTTGCAGCCGGCAGATGGAAAGAATATGAGCCTGGTGTTGCGAAGATGCAGCGTATTGCAGTTCTGCTTCCATACCGAGGGCACGGAATCGGCAAGAAATTGATCGAAGTGATGGAGCAGGATGCGAAGGCGTCTGGATATTCCGCTGCATTCCTTGGTGCGCAGTGCACTGCGGAAGGCTTCTATCAGAAGCTTGGTTACTCGACCGTATCGGATGAGCCATTCCTTGATGCGAATATCCCGCATGTAAATATGCGCAAACCGTTATAA
- a CDS encoding TVP38/TMEM64 family protein: protein MKRLLLIGFYIAVIIAVWSNRTELIAWMRDGDVPVLLLLLLVIGLACIPIIPFSVVIGTMGYLYGPLLGALISLIGAWIAALLLYGLFRYALRERGRAMLRRYQLTERWTVMVEKYPFRSIVLARLMPIVPQVAVNIYAAVVTIPFLSYAGASFLGKIPGMLVFAFIGGSVVSGWQSLLLAAAVYIVFLLTVYVAIRWWNAREA from the coding sequence ATGAAACGCTTGCTGCTAATAGGCTTCTATATTGCCGTCATCATCGCCGTATGGAGCAACCGGACCGAGCTGATTGCTTGGATGCGGGACGGGGATGTGCCGGTTCTGCTGCTTCTGCTGCTGGTCATCGGATTGGCGTGCATACCTATTATCCCGTTCAGTGTCGTAATCGGCACGATGGGCTATCTATATGGACCGCTGCTTGGCGCGCTTATTAGCTTAATCGGAGCATGGATTGCTGCGCTGCTGCTATATGGGTTATTTCGGTATGCGCTTCGCGAACGCGGACGAGCCATGCTGCGGCGCTATCAATTAACGGAGCGGTGGACCGTAATGGTGGAGAAATATCCGTTTCGTTCCATCGTGCTCGCAAGACTGATGCCCATTGTGCCGCAAGTGGCGGTCAATATCTATGCAGCGGTCGTAACGATCCCTTTCCTGAGCTATGCAGGCGCATCGTTTCTAGGCAAAATCCCCGGTATGCTCGTATTCGCATTCATCGGCGGAAGTGTTGTGTCAGGCTGGCAATCGTTGCTGCTGGCAGCAGCTGTGTACATCGTGTTCCTGCTCACGGTATACGTGGCGATACGCTGGTGGAATGCTCGCGAGGCTTAA
- a CDS encoding NUDIX domain-containing protein, which translates to MKISVGVQAVIFQGNSVLTIKKIDDDGEVCHILPGGKQEFGETMEQALRREVFEEVGIQVEVHELLFLREFISANHINAEENGELHIVSPIFLCRMHPDDVIPQTPPNPDPDQIGVEWIDLNGLSSLKFYPQELVPRLIESAVSNIQLNCYVGDMN; encoded by the coding sequence ATGAAGATCAGCGTAGGTGTGCAAGCCGTAATTTTCCAAGGTAATAGTGTGCTAACGATTAAGAAAATAGATGATGACGGTGAGGTCTGTCACATTCTCCCTGGAGGTAAGCAAGAGTTTGGTGAGACAATGGAGCAAGCTCTACGCCGCGAAGTATTTGAAGAAGTTGGCATTCAAGTAGAGGTCCACGAATTATTATTCCTTCGAGAATTTATAAGCGCAAATCATATAAATGCGGAAGAGAATGGCGAGTTGCATATCGTCAGCCCGATATTCTTATGCCGCATGCATCCAGACGATGTGATCCCCCAAACTCCGCCTAATCCTGATCCAGACCAGATCGGAGTGGAATGGATTGATCTAAACGGATTATCTAGCTTAAAATTCTATCCGCAGGAATTAGTACCGCGATTAATTGAAAGCGCTGTCTCGAATATTCAGTTGAATTGTTATGTTGGCGATATGAATTAA